The Malassezia japonica chromosome 5, complete sequence genome contains a region encoding:
- a CDS encoding uncharacterized protein (COG:I; EggNog:ENOG503Q51S; SECRETED:SignalP(1-16); TransMembrane:6 (n3-11c16/17o86-107i114-132o152-171i178-195o201-218i511-533o)), protein MFVIFLPVVCLTLIGADYIDPKRGVFDTSAPVRRMMQWGIGENPAVMTERPNATLPYHTWWTIGSRAGDLSNALTPLVVIFALKQAPFALMSMPYFGSLSVHALAFLHKWGGGLLWLYATIHTVAWCIQIGTDKSRKPDIWSHLLVVPRFRWAIVAYIFLTGLVTLSIEPIRRHYYEAFYVAHVVCVFGFLIATWAHHPQLGWWMLAALLLWMLERLTRIVRVMWINYSEKPASLKQAPAHMPLDTQPERKEEPMRSGLYSTSGLEASHADLPRYPSQPYDMSSAGASRVDLGWEHGSQVEGSFHKDAAHDWNDSGDVAMHPLSMQSNLSLARPATPRHVAPPAIPAALAAPFRPVVSRDLRMQLFPGYAFIQPLSGQMMRLVLRTASPIRWRPGQWLYLQLPSLSWFQSHPFTIASSFTKKKNDKYGVDPDLNDVDQLVLLLIRARGGLTRRLWDHVEQSCRSAEPQQESLAASTAFPVLGQGQVKSEVKGAFMRAIVDGPFGSSDRIDWGAYASAVIVCGGSGVSFGISVLDHLCRQIARALRGEQVRGMYGRPFHLRRVCFVWIMREFAHLQWAASAIRLCLELLPPQNLTVQIYVTHVNQKLVLPQDPGMSPAQSPQMADAATPDAPPVLALDVNAPPAAPAVLTHESDLGDLALNEGELTQFSPEEDAPLSAMDRSMNDYIMREGKMRRAKTRHKSMRRPRRGPSPPSRKNTDDPSAGFAEQHATAQAGVDLGRRRPIAAPGSLTAAANQALLSEPWSQTPAMTPGTGPGTPIYPSGSVTPMRPMSPPAAVSGSPGVMSPAPMVSSADDYFSMSPHAPGVPGTNTYPPPSTDEGHTIDMTGSYQEPRALANLDANEISDFDVMAELTRAGYPKLDALIHDEMEHAGGRTLTAACGPAGLLALIRSIVAKQISVHKVWQGDLRGHANVYTESYDS, encoded by the coding sequence ATGTTTGTCATCTTTTTGCCGGTGGTGTGCCTGACGCTGATCGGCGCAGACTATATCGATCCGAAGCGGGGGGTGTTTGATACCtccgcgccggtgcgccgcatgaTGCAGTGGGGCATCGGGGAGAACCCGGCGGTGATGACCGAGCGGCCGAACGCCACGCTGCCGTACCACACCTGGTGGACGATCGGCAGCCGCGCAGGCGATCTCTCGAACGCGCTTACGCCCCTCGTGGTGATCTTTGCTTTGAAGCAGGCGCCATTTGCGCTCATGTCCATGCCGTACTTTGGCAGTCTCTCGGTCCATGCGCTCGCGTTCCTGCACAAGTGGGGCGGGGGGCTGTTGTGGCTCTATGCGACGATCCACACGGTCGCGTGGTGCATTCAGATCGGGACGGACAAGAGCCGCAAGCCGGACATTTGGTCGCACCTCTTGGTCGTGCCCCGCTTCCGCTGGGCGATCGTTGCATACATCTTTCTCACAGGCCTCGTTACCCTGTCGATCGAGCCGATCCGGCGGCACTACTACGAGGCGTTCTACGTGGCACACGTCGTGTGCGTGTTTGGCTTTCTTATCGCGACCTGGGCGCACCATCCGCAGCTGGGCTGGTGGatgctcgcggcgctcttgcTGTGGATGCTTGAGCGGCTCACGCGCATCGTGCGTGTGATGTGGATCAACTACAGCGAGAAGCCGGCGTCGCTCAAGCAGGCGCCCGCACATATGCCGCTGGATACACAgcccgagcgcaaggaagagccgatgcgctcgggTCTGTACAGCACGAgcggcctcgaggcgtCGCACGCGGACCTCCCGCGCTATCCCTCGCAGCCGTACGACATGTCGAGtgcgggcgcctcgcgcgtcgacctcggctGGGAGCACGGCTCGCAGGTTGAGGGCTCCTTTCACAAggatgctgcgcacgacTGGAACGATTCGGGGGACGTTGCGATGCACCCGCTCTCGATGCAGAGCAACCTTTcgctcgcgcgcccggccacgccgcggcacgtTGCACCGCCCGCGATTcccgcggcgcttgccgcgccTTTTCGTCCCGTCGTCTcgcgcgacctgcgcatGCAGCTGTTTCCGGGCTACGCATTTATCCAGCCGTTGTCGGGGCAGATGATGCGCCtggtgctgcgcaccgcctcgccgatccGGTGGCGGCCAGGCCAGTGGCTGTACCTGCAGCTCCCAAGCCTGTCGTGGTTCCAGAGCCACCCGTTCACGATCGCCAGCTCGTTTACCAAGAAGAAGAACGACAAGTACGGCGTCGATCCGGACTTGAacgacgtcgaccagctcgtccTGCTGCTGAttcgcgcacgcggcggccttACGCGGCGCCTCTGGGACCACGTCGAACAATCTTGTCGCTCTGCCGAGCCGCAGCAAgagtcgctcgcggcgtcgaccgccttCCCGGTCCTCGGCCAAGGGCAGGTCAAGTCAGAAGTCAAGGGCGCGTTTATGCGCGCGATTGTCGACGGGCCGTTTGGCAGCAGCGACCGCATCGACTGGGGCGCAtacgcctcggcggtgaTCGTGtgcggcggctcgggcgtgtcgtTTGGTATCTCGGTGTTGGATCACTTGTGCCGCCAGattgcgcgcgcgctgcgcggcgaacAGGTGCGGGGCATGTACGGACGGCCGTTccacctgcgccgcgtttGCTTTGTGTGGATCATGCGCGAGTTTGCGCACCTGCAGTGGGCCGCAAGCGCGATCCGCCTGTGCCTCGAACTGCTCCCTCCGCAGAATTTGACGGTGCAGATCTACGTCACGCACGTCAACCAAAAGCTCGTGCTGCCGCAGGATCCAGGGATGTCGCCTGCGCAGTCGCCGCAAATGGCAGACGCAGCGacgccggacgcgccgccggtgcttgcgcttgACGTcaacgcgccgccggcggccccGGCGGTGCTCACGCACGAGTCGGACCTCGGCGATTTGGCGCTGAACGAGGGCGAGCTTACACAGTTCTCGCCTGAAgaagacgcgccgctctcggcgaTGGACCGCTCGATGAACGACTACATTATGCGCGAGGGCaagatgcgccgcgccaagaCGCGGCACAAGTCGATGCGGCGCCCTCGGCGTGGCccctcgccgccgtcgcgcaaAAACACCGACGACCCGTCCGCGGGctttgccgagcagcatgCCACGGCCCAGGCCGGCGTCGAtctcggccgccggcgccccaTTGCCGCCCCGGGCTCGCtcacggccgcggcgaaccaggcgctgctcagCGAGCCCTGGTCGCAGACGCCGGCCATGACGCCCGGCACCGGCCCGGGGACGCCTATCTACCCCAGTGGCTCGGTGACGCCGATGCGCCCAATGAGCCCCCCGGCGGCGGTGTCGGGCAGCCCCGGCGTAATGAGCCCCGCACCGATGGTGTCGAGTGCGGACGACTACTTTTCCATGTCGCCGCACGCCCCGGGCGTGCCGGGTACCAATACCTATCCCCCCCCGTCGACGGACGAAGGGCACACGATCGACATGACGGGTTCGTACCAAGAGCCCCGGGCGCTGGCAAACCTCGACGCGAACGAGATTTCCGACTTTGACGTCATGGCCGAGCTGACGCGCGCCGGCTACCCcaagctcgatgcgctgaTCCACGACGAGATGGAGCACGCGGGTGGCCGCACGCTCaccgctgcgtgcggcccgGCCGGCCTCCTTGCGCTGATCCGGTCGATCGTCGCGAAGCAGATCAGTGTTCACAAGGTGTGGCAGGGCGATCTTCGCGGCCATGCGAATGTGTATACCGAGTCTTACGATTCATGA
- the GPI16 gene encoding Subunit of the glycosylphosphatidylinositol transamidase complex-like protein (BUSCO:EOG09261LEU; TransMembrane:1 (n3-13c17/18o504-523i); EggNog:ENOG503NUNX; SECRETED:SignalP(1-18); COG:M; COG:O) yields MRFGVCALLGALVACVAGETFNETLDLRTLPGGRVHAAFSFALHSDDASLHHFRLLPRGLLQPVASLDVDAFQLSLTAGRWQYGAWGAQAGSQSAASGAEVWASFGKEHSMPLATRWRRLTSALAGTFCASLDAIDEATSVEVPAMYAWSDAPANASMLHAYLPSESVCTENITPLLKLLPCKGGAGLASLVQPHTILKSEFHSISARVRRTASGYTVVLGVEVVMRPPSIEHTGHHWTLDTLFSRGIDKACPVADTSAVRLVVPHKASVTPVGRVVDDDEDDEWHNPYTVRTDEHVYDTTRAPFSLAFHADRAGPFLRRAPLQASRQVLGYGQEKNLVRLTLHNDLPTETVYVQYYDQLPWVVAPLMHTLHTSLVQNAQDDDETVRYRDDFDTPFVAHAHYQPSQLRNKTGAVELTLRVPAASTLTVTYVIAKRVLHYDEHVPDPHRGIDLPPALFVPVVHGRPWAYVHRQAPVHAVQSERIYAAPSLLDIAVPDFSMPYNIILFYSTFVALFFGSMLNLMVRQFYDVVIE; encoded by the coding sequence ATGCGCTTCGGCGTCTGTgccctgctcggcgcgcttgtcgcgtgcgtcgcgggAGAGACGTTCaacgagacgctcgacctgcgcacgctgccggGAGGGCGCGTGCATGCTGCCTTCTCGTTTGCGCTGCACTCGGACGACGCATCGCTGCACCATTTCCGGCTCCTGCCCCGGGGCCTGCTGCAGCccgtcgcgtcgctcgacgtcgacgcgttCCAGCTCTCGCTCACAGCTGGACGCTGGCAGTACGGCGCATGGGGTGCACAGGCGGGCAGCCAGTCGGCCGCaagcggcgccgaggtctGGGCAAGCTTCGGCAAGGAGCACAGCATGCCACTCGCAACGCGCTGGCGGCGCCTcacctcggcgctcgcagGGACGTTttgcgcgtcgctcgacgcgattGACGAGGCGACCTCGGTCGAGGTACCAGCAATGTACGCgtggagcgacgcgccggcaaACGCGTCGATGCTTCACGCCTATTtgccgagcgagtcggTGTGCACGGAAAATATCACGCCGCTCCTTAAGCTCCTCCCGTGCaagggcggcgcgggcctcGCGAGCCTCGTACAGCCCCATACGATTCTCAAGTCAGAGTTTCACAGCATCtcggcgcgtgtgcgccgcactGCGTCGGGCTACACGgtggtgctcggcgtggaaGTCGTGATGCGCCCCCCCTCGATCGAGCACACCGGGCACCACTGGACGCTCGATacgctcttttcgcgcgGCATCGACAAGGCATGCCCGGTAGCCGACAcgagcgcggtgcggctcgtcgtgccGCACAAGGCCTCTGTGACGCCTGTCGGCCGCGTtgtggacgacgacgaggatgacgaATGGCACAATCCTTATAcggtgcgcacggacgAGCACGTCTATGATACCACACGCGCGCCTTTCTCGCTCGCCTTCCACGCGGACCGCGCTGGCCCCTttttgcggcgcgcgccgctgcaggcgAGTCGTCAGGTGCTTGGCTACGGCCAGGAAAAGaacctcgtgcgcctcaCGCTGCACAACGACCTGCCGACCGAGACGGTGTACGTACAATACTACGACCAGCTGCCGTgggtcgtcgcgccgctgaTGCACACGCTGCACACGTCGCTTGTGCAGAATgcgcaggacgacgacgagacggTGCGCTATCGGGACGACTTTGACACGCCGTttgtcgcgcacgcgcactaCCAGCCgtcgcagctgcgcaacaAGACCGGCGCAGTGGAGCTGACACTGCGCGTGCCCGCCGCAAGCACGCTCACGGTCACCTATGTGATCGCCaagcgcgtgctgcacTATGACGAACACGTGCCCGATCCTCACCGCGGCATAGATCTGCCGCCTGCGCTCTTTGTGCCGGTGGTGCACGGGCGGCCGTGGGCCTATGTGCACCGCCAAGCGCCGGTGCACGCGGTGCAGAGCGAGCGCATttacgcggcgccgagcctGCTGGACATTGCGGTGCCCGACTTTTCGATGCCGTACAACATCATCCTGTTCTACTCGACGTTTGTCGCGCTGTTCTTTGGCAGCATGCTCAATCTCATGGTGCGACAATTTTATGATGTGGTCATAGAATAA